Proteins encoded by one window of Chromobacterium violaceum ATCC 12472:
- a CDS encoding N-acetylmuramoyl-L-alanine amidase, which yields MPDSTFDPTRRALIGAAAATFLFAVSRKGWAAGSQIVALRIWPSSTYTRITLESSAAIQYKQFTLANPNRLVIDLQGVQLNGVLKDISGQIAAADPYIRTARAGQFDPDTVRLVLDLKTDVKPQAFTLAPVAEYQHRLVVDLYPASGQQDDPLLALLQDYNKGKMEQPPAQIKPKSKNTDRPIIVMLDPGHGGEDPGAIGLQGNREKDVVLKIGHQLKQLIDAESNMKAYMTRSDDVFIPLGVRVAKARKLNADLFVSIHADAAPNRAARGSSVFALSEKGATSAFAKALAQTENNSDLVGGVKIGSKDKYLAHTLLDLTQTATINDSLKLGKTVLGQLGGLNKLHKNAVEQAGFAVLKAPDIPSILVETAFISNPEEEQRLITAEFQQQMANAIFSGVKRYFASGAALAARA from the coding sequence ATGCCTGATTCGACTTTCGACCCCACACGCCGCGCGCTGATAGGCGCGGCAGCCGCCACCTTCCTGTTCGCCGTCAGCCGCAAGGGCTGGGCGGCCGGCAGCCAGATCGTCGCCCTGCGGATCTGGCCGTCGTCCACCTACACCCGCATCACGCTGGAGTCCAGCGCCGCCATCCAGTACAAGCAGTTCACGCTGGCCAATCCCAACCGGCTGGTGATAGACCTGCAAGGCGTGCAGCTGAACGGCGTGCTGAAGGACATCAGCGGCCAGATCGCCGCCGCCGATCCCTATATCCGCACCGCCCGCGCCGGCCAGTTCGATCCGGACACCGTGCGCCTGGTGCTGGACCTGAAAACCGACGTCAAGCCGCAGGCCTTCACCCTGGCCCCGGTGGCCGAATACCAGCACCGGCTGGTAGTGGACCTGTACCCGGCCAGCGGCCAGCAGGACGATCCGCTGCTGGCGCTGCTGCAGGACTACAACAAGGGCAAGATGGAGCAGCCGCCCGCCCAGATCAAGCCCAAGTCCAAGAACACCGACCGGCCCATCATCGTGATGCTGGACCCCGGCCACGGCGGCGAAGATCCCGGCGCCATCGGCCTGCAGGGCAACCGCGAGAAAGACGTGGTGCTGAAGATAGGCCATCAGCTGAAGCAGCTGATCGACGCCGAATCCAACATGAAGGCCTACATGACGCGCAGCGACGACGTGTTCATCCCGCTGGGCGTGCGCGTGGCCAAGGCGCGCAAGCTGAACGCCGACCTGTTCGTCTCCATCCACGCCGATGCCGCGCCCAACCGCGCCGCGCGCGGCTCCTCGGTGTTCGCGCTGTCCGAGAAAGGCGCCACCAGCGCCTTCGCCAAGGCGCTGGCGCAGACCGAGAACAATTCCGACCTGGTCGGCGGCGTCAAGATCGGCAGCAAGGACAAATACCTGGCGCACACGCTGCTGGACCTGACGCAGACCGCCACCATCAATGACAGCCTCAAGCTGGGCAAGACGGTGCTGGGCCAGCTGGGCGGCTTGAACAAGCTGCACAAGAACGCGGTGGAGCAGGCGGGGTTCGCGGTGCTGAAGGCGCCGGACATCCCGTCCATCCTGGTGGAAACCGCCTTCATCTCCAATCCGGAAGAGGAACAGCGGCTGATCACCGCCGAGTTCCAGCAGCAGATGGCCAACGCCATCTTCAGCGGCGTCAAGCGCTACTTCGCGTCGGGCGCGGCGCTGGCCGCGCGCGCCTGA
- the yacG gene encoding DNA gyrase inhibitor YacG, translated as MSESVRIVACPTCKAEVRWEPQSRYRPFCSERCRLIDLGQWASESYRVPAEEDHPPGETPPTH; from the coding sequence ATGTCCGAGTCCGTACGCATCGTCGCCTGCCCCACCTGCAAAGCCGAAGTGCGCTGGGAGCCGCAGAGCCGTTATCGCCCGTTCTGCAGCGAGCGCTGCCGCCTGATCGACCTGGGGCAGTGGGCCAGCGAGAGTTATCGGGTGCCGGCAGAGGAGGATCATCCTCCCGGGGAAACGCCGCCGACGCATTGA
- the zapD gene encoding cell division protein ZapD translates to MISFEFPVTERTRILLRLEYLYGRLAYFIGKDHPHDHHAALQVLFELMETASRADLKADLLQELERQKQMLEALRDNPNVAEETLEGVLEEIERASSQLLALTGKFGQNLRENEWLMAIKQRAGIPGGTCQFDLPSYHLWQQRSAEVRRQDLRRWAAPLMPTADAAEILLHLLRDSGKTYHYVARKGAFQQMSGGKVVQLIQVAYDDNLELLPELSANKYALNIRFVSAVTGEARPRQTEQDVEFQLTNCKF, encoded by the coding sequence GTGATCAGTTTCGAATTTCCTGTCACCGAGCGCACCCGTATTCTGCTCCGTCTGGAGTATCTGTACGGGCGGCTGGCCTACTTCATCGGCAAGGATCATCCCCACGATCACCATGCCGCGCTGCAGGTGCTGTTCGAGTTGATGGAGACGGCGTCCCGCGCCGACCTGAAAGCCGACCTGCTGCAGGAGCTGGAGCGGCAGAAGCAGATGCTGGAGGCCTTGCGCGACAATCCCAACGTCGCGGAAGAAACGCTGGAAGGCGTGCTGGAGGAGATCGAGCGCGCGTCGTCGCAGCTGCTGGCGCTGACCGGCAAGTTCGGCCAGAACCTGCGCGAGAACGAGTGGCTGATGGCGATCAAGCAGCGCGCCGGCATTCCGGGCGGCACCTGCCAGTTCGACCTGCCGTCCTACCACCTGTGGCAGCAGCGCTCGGCCGAAGTGCGGCGCCAGGATCTGCGCCGCTGGGCCGCGCCGCTGATGCCCACCGCCGACGCGGCCGAAATCCTGCTGCATCTGCTGCGCGACAGCGGCAAGACCTACCATTACGTGGCGCGCAAGGGCGCGTTCCAGCAGATGTCCGGCGGCAAGGTGGTGCAGCTGATCCAGGTGGCTTACGACGACAATCTGGAACTGCTGCCCGAATTGTCCGCCAACAAATACGCGCTCAACATCCGCTTCGTCAGCGCGGTGACCGGCGAGGCCCGGCCGCGGCAGACCGAACAGGATGTCGAATTCCAACTGACCAACTGCAAGTTTTGA
- the coaE gene encoding dephospho-CoA kinase (Dephospho-CoA kinase (CoaE) performs the final step in coenzyme A biosynthesis.) produces the protein MAIPVVGLTGGIGSGKSAAADRFAELGVPVIDTDSIAHQLTGPGGAAMTEIVRVFGPGVVAGDGSLDRAAMRARVFAAPEERKRLEAILHPAIHAESVRRLQAAVGDYAVLVVPLLFESDRYAPLLARALVVDCSEEVQVERVMRRSKLSADAVRAIMAAQLPRSERLRRADDVIDNSGGLAELRLQVDAKHSYYLANLVKAML, from the coding sequence ATGGCTATCCCGGTAGTGGGGCTGACCGGCGGCATCGGCTCAGGCAAGAGCGCGGCGGCGGACCGCTTCGCCGAGCTGGGCGTGCCGGTCATCGATACCGACAGCATCGCCCACCAGTTGACGGGGCCGGGCGGCGCGGCAATGACCGAGATCGTCCGCGTCTTTGGCCCGGGCGTCGTCGCCGGTGACGGTTCGCTGGACCGCGCGGCGATGCGGGCGCGGGTGTTCGCCGCGCCGGAGGAGAGAAAGCGGCTGGAGGCCATCCTGCATCCGGCCATTCACGCGGAGAGCGTGCGGCGCCTGCAGGCGGCGGTCGGAGACTACGCGGTGCTGGTGGTGCCTTTGCTGTTTGAGAGCGACCGCTACGCGCCGCTGCTGGCGCGCGCTCTGGTGGTCGACTGCAGCGAGGAAGTCCAGGTGGAGCGGGTGATGCGGCGCAGCAAGTTGAGCGCGGACGCGGTGCGCGCGATCATGGCCGCCCAACTGCCGAGGTCGGAGAGGCTGCGCCGCGCCGACGATGTCATCGACAATAGCGGCGGCTTGGCAGAATTGAGGCTTCAAGTTGATGCCAAACACAGTTATTATCTGGCAAATCTTGTCAAAGCAATGTTATAA